Proteins encoded by one window of Musa acuminata AAA Group cultivar baxijiao chromosome BXJ2-9, Cavendish_Baxijiao_AAA, whole genome shotgun sequence:
- the LOC135622835 gene encoding cyclic nucleotide-gated ion channel 2-like, whose protein sequence is MPLPVTKLLRSFISRSAGLLWRRKEVVSSDTEDGDYEGGNRTPPSVAAAECYACTQPGAPAFHSTTCDRAHSPEWEASAGSSLIPIRPSQTNVLRSLRPGKSGASLLGGQVLDPRSEKVRRWNRLILLARAVAVAVDPLFFYVLSIGRRGAPCLYMNGGLLAIVTALRTAADAVHLVHVWLQFRVAYVSRESLVVGCGKLVWDARMVAVHYLRSLRGFWFDVFVILPVPQAVFWLVVPKLIKEDKIKLMMTILLLIFVFQFLPKVYHSICVMRRMQKVTGYIFGTIWWGFGLNLIAYFIASHVAGGCWYVLAIQRVASCLQQQCEQKNDCDLVSLGCSKEVCYPFTLRSGMATSACEGNLMASTRMQNTSVCLSGNGPFPYGIYNWALPVVSSSSLAVKILYPIFWGLMTLSTFGNDLEPTSHWLEVIFSIVIVLSGLMLFTLLIGNIQVFLHAVMARKRKMQLRSRDMEWWMKRRQLPSRLRQRVRQYERQRWAATRGEEEMEMIKDFPEGLRRDIKRDLCVDLIKQVPLFHNLDDLILDNICERVKPLVFSKGEKVIREGDPVQRMVFVVRGHLKSSQCLSKGMVATCMLGPGNFLGDELLSWCLRRPFVDRLPASSATFECVEPAEAFGLDAPDLRYITEHFRYKFANERLKRTARFYSSNWRTWAAVNIQLAWRRYKTRTGGAANGPPEQRDGERRLRMYAAMFMSLRPQDHLE, encoded by the exons ATGCCTCTGCCGGTCACTAAGCTCCTCCGTTCTTTCATTTCCAG GTCGGCCGGACTGCTGTGGCGCCGGAAAGAGGTCGTGTCATCCGACACCGAGGATGGCGACTACGAGGGCGGCAACCGAACTCCGCCCTCAGTGGCGGCCGCGGAGTGTTATGCGTGCACCCAGCCGGGCGCGCCGGCCTTCCACTCCACCACCTGCGACCGCGCCCACTCGCCGGAGTGGGAGGCCAGCGCCGGGTCATCGCTGATCCCGATCCGGCCGAGCCAGACCAACGTCCTGCGAAGCCTCCGGCCGGGCAAGTCGGGGGCGTCGCTGCTCGGTGGCCAGGTGCTCGATCCGAGGAGCGAGAAGGTGCGACGGTGGAACCGGCTGATCCTGCTCGCCCGGGCGGTGGCAGTGGCGGTGGACCCACTGTTCTTCTACGTGCTGTCTATCGGGCGGCGAGGCGCGCCGTGCCTGTACATGAACGGCGGCCTATTGGCGATTGTGACGGCGCTGCGCACGGCGGCCGACGCCGTGCACCTGGTGCACGTGTGGCTGCAGTTCCGGGTGGCGTACGTTTCGAGGGAGTCGCTAGTGGTGGGGTGCGGGAAGCTGGTATGGGACGCCAGGATGGTCGCCGTCCATTACCTGCGGTCGCTCAGGGGCTTCTGGTTCGATGTCTTCGTCATCCTCCCGGTGCCTCAG GCTGTCTTTTGGCTGGTCGTCCCCAAATTGATCAAAGAGGACAAGATAAAGCTTATGATGACTATACTTCTGCTCATCTTTGTGTTCCAGTTCCTCCCCAAGGTTTATCACAGCATCTGCGTGATGAGGAGGATGCAGAAGGTGACCGGCTACATCTTCGGAACAATCTGGTGGGGATTTGGTCTCAACCTCATCGCCTACTTCATCGCTTCTCAT GTAGCAGGTGGGTGTTGGTATGTTCTTGCAATCCAACGCGTGGCCTCCTGTCTTCAACAGCAGTGTGAGCAGAAGAACGATTGCGATCTTGTATCGCTGGGCTGCTCTAAGGAGGTCTGCTACCCCTTCACCCTGCGATCTGGCATGGCTACTTCAGCTTGTGAGGGCAACTTGATGGCATCTACCAGAATGCAGAACACTTCGGTGTGCTTAAGTGGCAATGGTCCATTTCCATATGGAATCTACAATTGGGCTCTCCCTGTTGTGTCCAGCAGCTCACTTGCTGTCAAGATCCTCTATCCCATCTTTTGGGGCCTCATGACTCTGAG CACTTTCGGCAATGATCTCGAGCCTACCAGCCACTGGCTAGAAGTCATATTCAGCATTGTTATCGTCCTAAGTGGCTTGATGCTCTTCACCCTGTTGATCGGTAACATTCAG GTATTCTTGCATGCTGTTATGGCGAGGAAGAGAAAGATGCAATTACGATCTCGGGACATGGAATGGTGGATGAAACGGAGACAGCTACCCTCGCGGCTAAGACAAAGAGTTCGTCAGTACGAGCGCCAGCGCTGGGCTGCAACCAGAGGGGAGGAAGAGATGGAGATGATCAAAGATTTCCCCGAAGGACTGCGGCGTGACATTAAGCGTGATCTCTGCGTTGATCTCATTAAGCAG GTACCTCTGTTCCACAATTTGGATGATCTCATTCTGGACAACATATGCGAAAGAGTTAAACCCCTCGTCTTTTCCAAGGGTGAAAAG GTGATAAGAGAAGGCGACCCAGTGCAGCGCATGGTGTTCGTCGTCCGAGGCCACCTGAAGAGCAGCCAGTGCCTCAGCAAAGGCATGGTGGCCACGTGCATGCTCGGGCCTGGCAACTTCCTCGGCGACGAGCTCCTCTCGTGGTGCTTGCGGCGGCCATTCGTCGACCGACTACCGGCTTCCTCCGCCACGTTCGAGTGCGTCGAGCCGGCAGAAGCCTTCGGCTTGGATGCGCCCGATCTCCGGTACATCACAGAGCACTTCAGGTACAAGTTCGCGAACGAGAGGCTCAAGCGAACGGCGAGGTTCTACTCGTCTAATTGGCGGACGTGGGCGGCTGTCAACATACAGCTCGCCTGGCGCCGCTACAAGACGAGGACGGGAGGCGCGGCGAATGGACCGCCGGAACAGCGCGACGGCGAACGCCGCCTGAGGATGTATGCTGCCATGTTCATGTCGCTGCGACCTCAAGACCATCTCGAGTAG